One window of Paenibacillus sp. FSL K6-3182 genomic DNA carries:
- a CDS encoding YwbE family protein, with protein sequence MNGTERSAIKAGLSVDIVLKQDQRTGKLTRGVVKDILTNSPKHPHGIKVRLADGQVGRVKNILT encoded by the coding sequence ATGAATGGAACAGAGCGCTCCGCGATCAAAGCGGGCCTATCGGTAGACATTGTTTTGAAGCAGGATCAACGGACTGGAAAGCTGACACGAGGTGTAGTGAAAGATATTTTGACGAATTCGCCTAAGCACCCTCATGGCATTAAAGTGAGACTGGCTGATGGGCAAGTAGGGAGAGTCAAGAACATCCTGACTTAA
- a CDS encoding MFS transporter, with the protein MRKKDYFVKISNSNLSSASTSSAPIAITSSWLLLLGILLIAANLRAPLTAVGPIVSEIQRSFGISSALTGLLTTLPLLAFALISPLAPRIAQRISMENTLFIAMVVLTGAIVIRSLPAIAALFVGTILLGMAIAVANVLLPSMIKRDFPATVGLMTGLYSVVMNLGAALASGFSIPITEKISFGWQGMLACWALLALIATIAWVPQLRSFAKKDNNKAATDGEKNGGLLRSGLAWKVALFMGLQSFCFYVNISWLPEILSDRGMSHVDAGWMLSLLQFVSLPATFIIPVIAGKQASQRLLVILTTILLLLGYLGLLSGNVDLIPICMILLGIAGGSGFSLAVMFFVLRTSSTRQSAQLSGMAQSLGYLLAAAGPLLFGLIHDLTNNWTVSLVMLVAVAVIFGYIGFGAGANKTISGAQEK; encoded by the coding sequence ATGAGAAAGAAGGATTATTTCGTGAAAATCAGCAATTCAAATTTATCATCAGCATCTACATCTTCTGCGCCAATTGCAATAACAAGCTCATGGCTGCTGCTTCTTGGCATATTGCTAATAGCCGCTAATTTGCGAGCGCCACTAACAGCGGTTGGACCAATCGTATCTGAAATTCAGCGTTCGTTTGGCATCTCCAGTGCGCTCACTGGACTGCTGACGACCTTGCCACTGCTAGCATTTGCACTTATTTCTCCGCTTGCGCCACGAATTGCACAGCGCATTAGTATGGAAAACACATTATTTATTGCAATGGTTGTGCTAACTGGCGCGATTGTAATTCGATCCCTTCCGGCGATAGCCGCTTTATTTGTTGGAACGATCTTGCTGGGCATGGCGATTGCAGTTGCAAACGTACTGCTTCCGAGCATGATAAAAAGAGATTTTCCGGCCACCGTCGGTCTAATGACTGGTTTATATTCGGTCGTGATGAATTTAGGCGCTGCTCTAGCTTCAGGATTCAGCATTCCCATTACAGAGAAGATTTCCTTTGGCTGGCAAGGGATGCTGGCCTGCTGGGCACTGCTCGCTCTAATTGCTACGATTGCTTGGGTACCGCAACTTCGTTCGTTTGCGAAGAAGGACAACAACAAAGCAGCAACGGATGGCGAGAAGAACGGTGGTCTGCTGCGCTCTGGCTTAGCTTGGAAAGTAGCATTATTTATGGGTCTTCAATCATTTTGTTTCTATGTCAACATATCATGGCTGCCTGAAATTTTGTCTGACCGCGGCATGAGTCACGTTGATGCGGGATGGATGCTGTCACTGCTGCAATTTGTCAGCTTGCCCGCGACTTTTATTATCCCTGTCATTGCGGGAAAGCAGGCAAGCCAAAGGCTGCTTGTTATTCTTACAACGATCTTGCTGCTCCTAGGATATTTAGGGCTCCTTAGCGGGAATGTGGATCTTATTCCGATTTGTATGATCTTACTCGGAATTGCCGGCGGTTCCGGCTTTAGTCTCGCGGTTATGTTTTTTGTACTGCGGACAAGCAGCACAAGGCAGTCGGCTCAGTTGTCGGGGATGGCGCAGTCTCTTGGTTATCTGCTTGCCGCTGCCGGACCGCTGTTGTTTGGACTCATTCATGATTTGACGAATAATTGGACTGTCTCATTAGTGATGCTAGTAGCCGTTGCCGTTATTTTTGGATATATAGGCTTCGGAGCTGGAGCGAATAAAACCATATCAGGAGCACAAGAAAAATAA
- a CDS encoding GNAT family N-acetyltransferase — MVVEKMQLLDTFKEWITFVTDLARYDERIWNQSIAAGKWSVRDVTAHILRWDIYFYEEAILKVRAGLPLTVKHLDYNEFNEQAKIYSRSTSVAELVHEAASIRERIIDTIAQLADEQYKAKYVDADGHAFEVSQYIKDFIWHDQHHMEQIKRLLHFRIEEMSLNGWPALQTVVYDGWLLRFAEGYTKRSNSINPVYGSTLQLDAKISSCEELYEHKGIRSVFKITPFVQPTSLDEELATRGYELIDRTIVKTIHLSDALSPKAAEIWLEQEVSENWLDAVAVFSRLTDEQRSTTRKMIEQSPLDKCCAILHDNGIPVACGYAVIEDGWIGIYDIVTDPNYRNKGFGEQLVLHLLQWGKGRGATEGYLLVVKDNAAANRLYDKIGYGPQYEYWYRVKK, encoded by the coding sequence ATGGTTGTCGAGAAAATGCAGCTGCTGGACACCTTCAAAGAATGGATAACGTTTGTAACCGATTTGGCGCGTTACGACGAACGTATTTGGAATCAGAGCATTGCCGCAGGAAAGTGGTCGGTTCGAGACGTCACAGCCCATATTTTACGTTGGGATATTTATTTTTATGAAGAAGCAATCTTAAAGGTGCGAGCTGGCCTGCCGCTTACGGTTAAACATCTGGATTATAATGAGTTTAACGAACAAGCAAAAATATACAGCAGGTCAACTTCGGTCGCTGAGCTCGTTCATGAAGCTGCAAGCATACGTGAGCGGATTATTGACACGATAGCACAGTTAGCAGATGAGCAATACAAAGCTAAATATGTAGATGCGGACGGCCATGCCTTTGAAGTGAGTCAGTATATAAAAGATTTTATATGGCATGATCAGCATCATATGGAGCAGATTAAACGACTGTTGCATTTTCGCATAGAGGAAATGAGCTTGAATGGCTGGCCAGCTTTGCAAACGGTTGTCTACGACGGCTGGCTGCTTCGTTTTGCAGAAGGTTATACGAAACGTTCCAATTCGATTAATCCTGTGTACGGCAGCACGCTTCAGCTTGATGCAAAAATCAGCTCCTGCGAGGAACTGTATGAACACAAGGGAATACGCTCTGTTTTTAAAATAACACCCTTTGTCCAGCCAACCTCGCTTGATGAGGAACTGGCGACTCGCGGTTATGAGCTTATCGACCGGACGATTGTAAAGACGATACATCTTTCTGACGCTCTATCCCCGAAGGCTGCTGAAATTTGGCTCGAACAGGAAGTTTCGGAGAACTGGCTGGATGCGGTTGCGGTTTTTAGTCGTTTAACGGATGAACAGCGGTCAACTACACGCAAAATGATAGAACAGTCACCGCTGGATAAATGCTGCGCAATCCTGCACGACAATGGAATACCGGTAGCATGCGGCTATGCGGTGATTGAGGATGGTTGGATTGGTATTTATGATATTGTGACCGATCCTAACTATCGAAATAAAGGTTTTGGCGAGCAGCTAGTGCTGCATCTTCTACAATGGGGCAAGGGACGTGGAGCGACTGAAGGTTATCTGCTCGTCGTAAAAGATAACGCAGCAGCTAATCGGCTGTACGATAAAATCGGGTATGGCCCGCAATACGAGTATTGGTATCGAGTAAAAAAATAA
- the leuS gene encoding leucine--tRNA ligase: MSQEQQFHGYNPLVVEPKWQQFWDKNKTFQTTEDAEKPKFYALDMFPYPSGAGLHVGHPEGYTATDIVSRYKRMKGYNVLHPMGWDAFGLPAEQHALDTGKHPRDITFVNIDNFRRQIKSLGFSYDWDREISTTDPEYYKWTQWIFIQLYNRGLAYVAEVSVNWCEALGTVLANEEVINGLSERGNHPVVRKPMRQWILKITEYADRLLDDLEELDWTESIKDMQRNWIGKSKGAEVTFEIDGHDSALVVFTTRPDTLFGATYCVLAPEHELVAKIVTAEQKEAVEAYQLAASRKSDLERTDLAKDKSGVFTGAYAINPVNGVKTQIWIADYVLAGYGTGAIMAVPGHDARDWEFAKQFDLPIVEVVQGGDVTKEAYAGDGIHVNSDFLNGLTNEEAIAKMIEHLDASGKGKGKITYRLRDWLFSRQRYWGEPIPILHLEDGTMKTVPEDQLPLLLPDVDAITPSGTGESPLASVTEWVNTIDPETGMKARRETNTMPQWAGSCWYYLRFIDPKNDKQLCSPEKQKQWLPVDLYIGGAEHAVLHLLYARFWHKVLYDIGVVDTKEPFHKLVNQGMILGNNNEKMSKSRGNVINPDDIVNEFGADTLRMYEMFMGPLEATKPWNTNGVEGTYRFLNRVWRLFVNEDGSLNAKIGNGETSDAFKRTWHRSIKKITDDYEGLRFNTVISQLMIFVNEAYKTEVLPQAAMEQFVQLISPIAPHIAEELWEKLGRTDSLTYAAFPTFEEAWTVDQEVEIVVQVNGKIADRISIAADMDVAEMESIAKELEKVQELIAGKTIRKVIAVKGKLVNIVAN; this comes from the coding sequence ATGAGTCAAGAACAGCAATTTCACGGCTATAACCCGCTTGTTGTGGAGCCGAAATGGCAGCAATTTTGGGATAAAAACAAAACGTTTCAAACGACAGAGGATGCTGAAAAACCAAAGTTTTACGCATTAGATATGTTTCCATATCCATCTGGAGCTGGCTTGCATGTTGGACATCCAGAAGGTTATACAGCGACGGATATCGTGTCTCGCTACAAAAGAATGAAAGGTTATAATGTCCTTCATCCAATGGGCTGGGACGCGTTCGGATTGCCTGCTGAGCAGCATGCGCTTGATACAGGAAAGCATCCGCGCGATATTACGTTTGTAAACATCGATAATTTCCGCAGACAAATAAAATCACTTGGCTTCTCATACGATTGGGATCGCGAGATTAGTACAACCGATCCTGAATATTATAAATGGACGCAATGGATTTTTATCCAATTGTACAACAGAGGACTCGCTTATGTTGCTGAAGTATCAGTTAACTGGTGTGAGGCTCTTGGAACGGTGCTTGCCAATGAAGAGGTTATTAACGGCCTAAGCGAGCGGGGCAATCATCCCGTTGTTCGCAAGCCTATGCGTCAGTGGATTTTGAAAATTACGGAATACGCGGATCGTCTGTTGGATGATTTGGAAGAACTGGACTGGACAGAGAGCATTAAGGATATGCAGCGCAACTGGATTGGAAAATCCAAAGGAGCTGAGGTTACCTTTGAGATTGACGGTCATGATTCCGCATTGGTCGTATTTACGACTCGTCCAGATACATTGTTTGGCGCGACTTATTGCGTACTCGCTCCTGAACATGAGCTTGTTGCAAAAATCGTAACGGCAGAGCAAAAAGAAGCAGTTGAAGCTTATCAACTGGCAGCATCGCGCAAGAGTGATTTGGAGCGTACTGATTTGGCGAAAGACAAGTCAGGCGTGTTCACAGGAGCTTATGCCATTAATCCCGTTAATGGCGTGAAAACACAAATCTGGATTGCAGATTATGTTCTTGCTGGTTATGGAACGGGTGCTATTATGGCTGTTCCAGGTCATGACGCTCGCGACTGGGAATTTGCAAAGCAATTTGATTTGCCGATCGTTGAGGTTGTGCAAGGCGGAGATGTTACGAAGGAAGCTTATGCAGGCGACGGCATTCATGTCAATTCCGATTTCTTGAACGGTTTGACGAATGAAGAAGCGATTGCGAAGATGATAGAGCATCTGGATGCATCGGGCAAAGGAAAAGGGAAAATCACTTACCGCCTGCGCGATTGGTTGTTCAGCCGCCAGCGCTACTGGGGTGAGCCGATTCCGATCCTTCACTTGGAGGATGGTACGATGAAGACTGTTCCTGAGGATCAGCTTCCGCTTCTGCTGCCTGATGTTGATGCTATTACTCCTTCAGGAACAGGGGAATCACCGCTTGCCAGCGTTACGGAATGGGTGAACACGATTGATCCTGAAACGGGCATGAAGGCTCGCCGTGAAACGAACACGATGCCGCAATGGGCAGGCAGCTGCTGGTACTACCTGCGCTTCATCGATCCTAAAAACGACAAACAGCTTTGTTCGCCAGAGAAGCAAAAGCAATGGCTGCCGGTTGACCTTTACATCGGTGGCGCTGAGCACGCTGTTCTGCATCTGCTTTACGCTCGTTTCTGGCACAAGGTGCTTTATGATATCGGCGTTGTAGATACAAAGGAGCCGTTCCATAAGCTTGTCAACCAAGGCATGATCCTTGGAAACAACAACGAAAAAATGTCCAAATCGCGTGGAAATGTTATCAATCCAGATGATATCGTAAACGAGTTTGGCGCAGATACGCTACGTATGTACGAAATGTTTATGGGTCCGCTTGAAGCAACGAAACCTTGGAATACCAATGGTGTGGAAGGAACATATCGTTTCCTTAACCGTGTATGGCGTTTGTTCGTGAACGAGGATGGCAGCTTGAATGCCAAAATCGGCAATGGCGAAACGAGTGATGCATTCAAGCGCACATGGCATCGTTCAATCAAAAAAATTACGGATGATTATGAGGGACTTCGCTTCAACACCGTAATCAGCCAGCTCATGATTTTTGTAAACGAAGCCTATAAAACAGAAGTGCTTCCTCAAGCAGCAATGGAGCAATTCGTTCAATTGATTTCTCCAATTGCGCCGCATATCGCGGAAGAGCTATGGGAGAAGCTGGGACGCACGGATTCGCTTACGTATGCAGCGTTCCCGACGTTCGAAGAAGCTTGGACGGTCGATCAAGAGGTTGAGATCGTCGTACAAGTAAATGGTAAAATCGCAGATCGTATCTCCATTGCAGCTGATATGGACGTTGCTGAAATGGAAAGCATAGCGAAAGAACTTGAGAAGGTACAAGAGCTGATTGCCGGCAAAACAATCCGTAAAGTCATTGCGGTAAAAGGCAAGCTAGTCAATATCGTTGCTAATTAA
- the comER gene encoding late competence protein ComER produces MNVGFIGTGTMGSLLIEALIASGALSPKQIAVSNRTFAKAQALANRYSGMRAEYTNAAAACGCDIVFLCVKPLEFKKVVDDLKATIRPNQIVVSITSPVLISHLEGELDCKVAKVIPSITNYVWSGASLCIYGETIDENDMAQLEDLLSHISQPLRIDENYTRIVSDISSCGPAFMSFLLEQFVDAAVEETGISRDEALRVASAMLLGTGLLLTEGGLTPAEVQERVAVPGGITAKALNLLRRETEGVFNQLIRTTHAKFDEDVVKVSTAFIGEEVNGQ; encoded by the coding sequence ATGAATGTCGGATTTATCGGGACGGGCACAATGGGAAGCCTGCTCATTGAAGCTTTGATCGCATCTGGTGCATTATCACCAAAACAAATTGCCGTCAGCAACCGCACCTTTGCAAAAGCGCAAGCCTTGGCCAACCGTTATTCCGGCATGAGAGCCGAATATACGAATGCTGCGGCTGCCTGCGGCTGCGATATTGTTTTTTTGTGCGTAAAGCCTTTGGAGTTCAAAAAAGTGGTCGATGATTTGAAGGCAACTATTCGACCAAATCAGATTGTCGTATCTATAACGAGTCCTGTCCTTATCTCTCATCTAGAAGGGGAACTCGATTGCAAGGTAGCTAAGGTTATTCCGAGCATTACAAATTATGTATGGAGCGGAGCATCGCTTTGTATTTATGGGGAAACGATTGATGAAAATGATATGGCTCAACTGGAGGACTTATTATCCCATATTAGTCAACCGCTGCGAATAGATGAGAATTACACACGCATCGTATCCGACATTTCAAGCTGCGGACCAGCTTTTATGTCTTTCCTGCTTGAGCAATTTGTGGATGCTGCGGTTGAAGAAACGGGTATAAGCCGTGATGAAGCGCTGCGTGTTGCAAGCGCCATGCTGCTCGGAACCGGCTTGCTGCTGACCGAAGGCGGCCTTACACCAGCAGAGGTGCAAGAGAGAGTTGCCGTCCCTGGCGGCATTACAGCCAAAGCGCTAAACCTGCTGCGCCGCGAGACAGAAGGAGTGTTCAATCAACTCATCCGTACGACACATGCAAAGTTCGATGAAGATGTGGTCAAGGTTTCGACCGCCTTTATAGGCGAAGAGGTGAACGGTCAATAG
- a CDS encoding helix-hairpin-helix domain-containing protein — protein MKLLTGTISSKAILFASILILAAAILLAAAFMEPKQKETGDWVPLNDAVKSAVAAIDAADTGEEDVKNKKDTEMIPEKEQEASAAGVDHRNESDEKAVLKEDTIVSTAPAAPIANAGMDDAAKLDINRATEAELDDLKGIGPSKAKAIIEDRERNGKFATVNDLLRVKGIGEKLLKGLEDSIVARP, from the coding sequence GTGAAGCTTTTAACTGGAACGATTTCTAGCAAAGCTATTTTATTTGCTTCTATTTTAATACTTGCTGCAGCTATATTGCTGGCCGCTGCTTTTATGGAGCCTAAGCAGAAGGAAACAGGTGATTGGGTACCTTTAAACGATGCTGTGAAATCTGCAGTCGCTGCAATTGATGCAGCAGATACGGGTGAAGAAGACGTAAAGAACAAGAAGGATACTGAAATGATCCCGGAAAAGGAGCAAGAAGCATCAGCTGCGGGTGTTGATCATCGAAATGAGTCGGATGAGAAAGCTGTTTTAAAGGAGGATACGATTGTATCCACTGCACCAGCAGCACCGATTGCTAATGCGGGCATGGATGATGCAGCAAAGCTTGATATCAACCGCGCAACGGAGGCGGAACTTGATGATTTGAAAGGAATCGGACCGTCCAAAGCAAAAGCAATTATTGAAGATAGAGAAAGAAACGGCAAATTTGCGACCGTTAATGATTTACTCCGTGTCAAGGGAATTGGAGAAAAACTATTAAAAGGATTGGAAGACAGCATTGTAGCTCGTCCATAA